The following proteins are co-located in the Clavibacter capsici genome:
- a CDS encoding bifunctional lysylphosphatidylglycerol flippase/synthetase MprF — protein MTHPTLAPTARPSADPADLPPSEGATPAASAAPAAVPGVVRILGRAIARHPLAVLAVPAGSAWMGAMAGLGELAHPAATAIAVAVAVMVLAWSESRIGILRTLVVAALGSLAPVAVASLLLAAGVALGDLYSQIDAADRLWAPSVVLVAVAAAASRGLAPAHRDGLRAAVLAAVLAGLLAGGHGVDLTRGVALLIGLGLGRILVPLSPLPAWKDAAASSARVVAATVLGTVTLSWWIAAVSGDAIGVLSTMGSLLDPGSTVAVLCVLIVSVALLLRGRRLGLVLGITALLLVTGLLAWYYTVIPLAEDWFTFTTASWIDVELPLLVLTTWLLPATALGVLVARRRSFTKRAAVDGRPAGRDRVLAQLMRSDAGSLGFMGTWSGSSHWFAADEDPSARGAVAYRAAHGVALTVSDPLASAEDAPATIRAFARHCSARGLVPAFYSIHSSHLPVFAELGWSVTPVAEEAVIDLASFSTSGKRRQDLRTATNRAARDGVDALWGTYRGLPDGLRAAVDALSGDWADAKALPEMGFTLGGLRELDDPEVRILLAVDASGRVHGVTSWLPVHRDGRLVGRTLDVMRRGTGPMPGVMEFLIATAARTFQAEGLEILSLSGTPLAGVGSSRPRGAVDRLVARLLTATGRVLEPSYGFTSLLRFKAKFDPRYETLWLACPTAADLAPIGRALTAAYVPTLRIRQLAGALRAARAHSRELRRSARAAARAARGASLGRTGDRSGADGADGGTRDGRRDA, from the coding sequence TGGCCCACCCCGCCGCCACCGCCATCGCGGTGGCGGTCGCCGTGATGGTGCTCGCCTGGTCGGAGAGCCGCATCGGGATCCTCCGCACCCTGGTCGTCGCGGCCCTCGGGTCGCTGGCGCCCGTCGCCGTCGCCTCCCTCCTCCTCGCCGCGGGCGTCGCGCTCGGCGACCTCTACTCGCAGATCGACGCGGCCGACCGGCTGTGGGCGCCGTCGGTCGTGCTGGTCGCCGTGGCCGCCGCCGCGAGCCGGGGCCTCGCGCCCGCGCATCGCGACGGGCTGCGCGCCGCCGTCCTCGCGGCCGTGCTGGCGGGCCTCCTCGCGGGCGGCCACGGCGTCGACCTCACGCGCGGCGTCGCGCTCCTCATCGGCCTGGGCCTCGGCCGGATCCTGGTGCCGCTGTCCCCGCTCCCCGCCTGGAAGGACGCCGCCGCGTCCAGCGCCCGCGTCGTGGCGGCGACCGTGCTCGGCACCGTCACGCTCAGCTGGTGGATCGCCGCCGTATCGGGCGACGCGATCGGCGTGCTGAGCACCATGGGGTCGCTCCTCGACCCGGGCAGCACGGTCGCCGTGCTGTGCGTGCTCATCGTGTCCGTCGCGCTGCTCCTCCGCGGGCGGCGGCTGGGGCTCGTGCTCGGGATCACGGCGCTGCTGCTCGTGACCGGCCTCCTCGCCTGGTACTACACGGTCATCCCGCTCGCGGAGGACTGGTTCACGTTCACGACCGCCTCCTGGATCGACGTCGAGCTGCCCCTGCTGGTGCTCACCACGTGGCTCCTGCCCGCGACGGCCCTCGGAGTCCTCGTCGCCCGCCGCCGGTCCTTCACGAAGCGCGCGGCCGTCGACGGGCGCCCGGCCGGGCGCGACCGCGTGCTCGCGCAGCTGATGCGGTCCGACGCCGGATCGCTCGGCTTCATGGGCACGTGGTCGGGCAGCAGCCACTGGTTCGCGGCCGACGAGGACCCGTCCGCGCGCGGTGCCGTGGCCTACCGCGCCGCGCACGGGGTGGCCCTCACGGTGTCGGACCCGCTCGCGTCCGCCGAGGACGCGCCCGCGACGATCCGCGCCTTCGCCCGGCACTGCTCCGCGCGGGGCCTCGTGCCCGCCTTCTACAGCATCCACTCGAGCCACCTCCCGGTCTTCGCCGAGCTCGGCTGGAGCGTCACGCCGGTCGCCGAGGAGGCCGTCATCGACCTCGCCTCGTTCTCCACCTCGGGCAAGCGCCGCCAGGACCTCCGCACCGCGACCAACCGGGCTGCCCGCGACGGCGTCGACGCCCTCTGGGGCACCTACCGCGGCCTGCCCGACGGCCTGCGCGCCGCGGTCGACGCGCTGAGCGGCGACTGGGCCGACGCCAAGGCGCTGCCCGAGATGGGCTTCACCCTCGGCGGGCTGCGCGAGCTCGACGACCCCGAGGTCCGGATCCTCCTCGCCGTCGACGCCTCGGGCCGCGTGCACGGCGTCACCAGCTGGCTGCCCGTCCACCGGGACGGTCGCCTCGTGGGCCGCACCCTCGACGTGATGCGCCGCGGCACCGGCCCCATGCCGGGCGTGATGGAGTTCCTCATCGCGACGGCCGCGCGCACCTTCCAGGCGGAGGGGCTCGAGATCCTGAGCCTCTCGGGCACGCCGCTCGCCGGCGTGGGCAGCTCGCGTCCGCGCGGGGCCGTCGACCGCCTCGTCGCGCGCCTGCTGACCGCGACCGGCCGCGTGCTCGAGCCGTCCTACGGCTTCACCTCCCTCCTGCGCTTCAAGGCCAAGTTCGACCCGCGCTACGAGACCCTCTGGCTCGCCTGCCCCACAGCGGCCGACCTCGCGCCGATCGGGCGCGCGCTCACGGCGGCCTACGTGCCGACGCTGCGGATCCGCCAGCTCGCCGGGGCGCTCCGGGCGGCGCGCGCCCACTCCCGCGAGCTGCGTCGATCGGCGCGCGCGGCCGCGCGGGCGGCACGGGGCGCTAGCCTCGGCCGGACGGGGGACCGGAGCGGCGCGGACGGCGCCGACGGCGGAACCCGCGACGGGAGGCGGGACGCGTGA
- a CDS encoding VOC family protein, with protein MRIHRTITVFDAPDLAAESAFWAGLLGGEVDAEDDWHSVSVDGEWRLGFQLAPDFVPPVWPGDGPRQQMQLHLDLYVDDLDAGRERVLALGGTLVQPAADPTAPDRFDVYADPAGHPFCLCISSGDARA; from the coding sequence ATGAGGATCCACCGCACCATCACCGTGTTCGACGCACCGGACCTCGCCGCGGAGAGCGCCTTCTGGGCCGGCCTCCTCGGCGGCGAGGTCGACGCGGAGGACGACTGGCACAGCGTGAGCGTCGACGGCGAGTGGCGCCTCGGGTTCCAGCTCGCACCCGACTTCGTGCCGCCCGTCTGGCCGGGCGACGGCCCGCGCCAGCAGATGCAGCTGCACCTCGACCTCTACGTCGACGACCTCGACGCGGGCCGCGAGCGCGTGCTCGCCCTCGGCGGCACCCTCGTCCAGCCCGCGGCGGACCCGACCGCGCCCGACCGCTTCGACGTGTACGCGGATCCGGCGGGGCACCCGTTCTGCCTGTGCATCTCGAGCGGGGACGCGCGGGCCTGA
- a CDS encoding GTP-binding protein, whose amino-acid sequence MPARDIPLPVYPQPPSGVVLVVGEGSGLRAVLRDAVADVAATLLVLPPEEADPVEPIARFLDDLAERGPGTEAVVGIPAGTDARATGMGLDLLLRREHELQRAFGGAGSGFRLRHVVSVVPADRLQAIAFGRVEDAFAEAETLVDLVEYATVVVLTGMARVPLESRGTLLALVRRLAPRATVLDARRPLALGRLPRWGDVPGLAASAGWMREITAAGFASRPAEIDRLDGPVGSVVVSEPRPLHPERLARAVEEELRPDRAGLMLRSKGFVSLASRPGEVGGWSSVGSMLTLQPTGIDPWQEQAPHGTEIAFFGVGLRPAVLRRAIGRAVLTGEELAAGPSAWAGYVDPFPRVDAD is encoded by the coding sequence ATGCCCGCTCGCGACATCCCCCTGCCCGTGTACCCGCAGCCGCCGTCGGGCGTCGTCCTCGTGGTCGGCGAGGGATCCGGCCTCCGCGCGGTGCTCCGCGACGCGGTGGCGGACGTGGCGGCGACGCTCCTCGTCCTCCCGCCCGAGGAGGCGGATCCGGTCGAGCCCATCGCGCGGTTCCTCGACGACCTGGCGGAGCGCGGCCCGGGCACGGAGGCCGTCGTCGGGATCCCGGCCGGCACCGACGCGCGGGCGACCGGCATGGGCCTCGACCTGCTGCTGCGCCGCGAGCACGAGCTGCAGCGCGCGTTCGGCGGGGCGGGATCCGGGTTCAGGCTGCGCCACGTCGTCTCCGTCGTGCCCGCCGACCGGCTGCAGGCGATCGCCTTCGGCCGGGTGGAGGACGCGTTCGCGGAGGCCGAGACGCTCGTGGACCTCGTGGAGTACGCGACCGTGGTGGTGCTGACCGGGATGGCGCGGGTGCCGCTGGAGTCGCGGGGGACGCTGCTCGCGCTCGTGCGCCGGCTGGCGCCGCGGGCCACCGTGCTCGACGCGCGCCGTCCGCTCGCGCTCGGGCGGCTGCCGCGGTGGGGCGACGTGCCCGGGCTGGCGGCGTCCGCGGGGTGGATGCGGGAGATCACGGCGGCCGGATTCGCGTCGCGGCCCGCGGAGATCGACCGGCTCGACGGGCCCGTGGGCTCGGTCGTGGTGAGCGAGCCCCGGCCCCTGCACCCGGAGCGCCTGGCGCGCGCGGTGGAGGAGGAGCTGCGGCCCGACCGCGCGGGCCTCATGCTGCGGTCGAAGGGGTTCGTGTCGCTGGCGTCGCGGCCCGGCGAGGTGGGCGGGTGGTCGAGCGTGGGATCCATGCTGACGCTCCAGCCGACCGGGATCGACCCCTGGCAGGAGCAGGCGCCGCACGGGACGGAGATCGCGTTCTTCGGCGTGGGGCTGCGGCCCGCGGTGCTGCGGCGCGCGATCGGCCGGGCCGTGCTCACGGGGGAGGAGCTCGCGGCGGGGCCGTCGGCGTGGGCGGGGTACGTGGATCCGTTCCCGCGGGTCGACGCCGACTGA
- the glsA gene encoding glutaminase A: MTPPGSAPHDPAHGAVHALDLDRLLASVADEDGGEVDDSIPQLAETDPSLAGIALVTPDGRTHAAGDSAHPFSIQSAVKPFLFALALADTDGAALDAVGIEPTGEAFDAIKLESGTGRPPNPMVNAGAILTASLVRGSTLEERSGRILAGLSAFAGQDLEVDEDVAECEQLLGDRNHALAHLMRSEGTLHVSADDAVAAYARACAVLVTPAILAAMGATLASGGRNPLTGSRVVTQEVARDVVSVMATCGVYDGSGRWMRRVGVPAKSSVSGAIVLSAPGRLGAAVFSPPLDGQGTSVRGAVLARELAEQLGLHAFGGAGE, translated from the coding sequence ATGACGCCTCCCGGATCCGCCCCGCACGATCCCGCGCACGGCGCCGTTCACGCGCTCGACCTCGACCGGCTGCTCGCGTCGGTCGCCGACGAGGACGGCGGCGAGGTCGACGACAGCATCCCGCAGCTCGCGGAGACGGATCCGTCGCTCGCCGGCATCGCGCTCGTCACGCCCGACGGCCGCACGCACGCCGCGGGCGACAGCGCGCACCCCTTCTCCATCCAGTCGGCCGTGAAGCCGTTCCTCTTCGCGCTGGCGCTCGCCGACACCGACGGCGCCGCGCTCGACGCGGTCGGCATCGAACCTACGGGCGAGGCCTTCGACGCGATCAAGCTCGAGAGCGGCACGGGCCGGCCGCCGAACCCGATGGTCAACGCGGGCGCGATCCTGACGGCGAGCCTGGTGCGCGGGTCCACCCTCGAGGAGCGCAGCGGTCGGATCCTCGCCGGGCTCAGCGCCTTCGCCGGCCAGGACCTCGAGGTCGACGAGGACGTCGCCGAGTGCGAGCAGCTCCTCGGCGACCGCAACCACGCGCTCGCCCACCTCATGCGCTCGGAGGGCACGCTGCACGTCTCGGCCGACGACGCGGTGGCCGCCTACGCGCGGGCGTGCGCGGTGCTCGTGACGCCCGCGATCCTCGCGGCGATGGGCGCGACGCTCGCGAGCGGCGGCCGTAACCCGCTGACGGGGTCACGCGTGGTGACGCAGGAAGTGGCGCGCGACGTCGTCTCCGTGATGGCCACCTGCGGCGTCTACGACGGCTCCGGACGATGGATGCGGCGGGTCGGCGTGCCCGCGAAGTCGAGCGTCTCCGGCGCCATCGTCCTGTCCGCGCCCGGTCGCCTCGGCGCCGCCGTCTTCAGCCCGCCGCTCGACGGCCAGGGCACGAGCGTGCGCGGCGCCGTGCTCGCGCGGGAGCTCGCAGAGCAGCTGGGGTTGCACGCGTTCGGCGGCGCGGGGGAGTGA
- a CDS encoding sensor histidine kinase, which produces MRVIRRAGAARPSGRAGDADAEDAAGDGRAGAGIAAERIRAVLVDLLIVGIAVTASYPFISSAESPWDAVAGVVACLGLLLRRRWAWLSLAAAIPAFYVGIAYVPLVVALFDMGLSRTARWRVAVSSGAAAVAYLAPVWPPADLPSLVEPLVEATLYTVGPALLGAFLRERRTTAAQLRELREAQSLGQRQAAQVALARERAVLAREMHDVVSHQVSLIAVQAGAMQMGAADERSREAARTIRGLSTVTLEELRGMVEVLRAAGGDRRELAPQPTLADVPALVAASGIQVETAVDLPDDLPAAAQRAVYRTVQEGLTNARKHATGAVVRVTGRLDAGHVVVEVDAGAPTLPLLDLPSGRHGLTGLRERAQLLGGTLSAETRPDGSHLLRLRFPL; this is translated from the coding sequence ATGCGCGTGATCCGGCGGGCGGGTGCCGCGCGTCCGTCGGGGCGCGCCGGAGATGCCGACGCCGAGGACGCCGCCGGTGACGGGCGTGCCGGCGCCGGGATCGCCGCGGAGCGGATCCGCGCGGTGCTCGTCGACCTGCTCATCGTCGGGATCGCCGTCACCGCGTCGTACCCCTTCATCTCGTCGGCAGAGTCGCCGTGGGACGCGGTCGCGGGCGTCGTCGCCTGTCTCGGCCTGCTGCTCCGGAGGCGCTGGGCCTGGCTGAGCCTCGCCGCGGCGATCCCCGCCTTCTACGTCGGGATCGCCTACGTGCCCCTCGTGGTGGCGCTGTTCGACATGGGCCTCTCGCGCACGGCGCGGTGGCGGGTCGCGGTGTCCAGCGGCGCGGCCGCCGTCGCGTACCTGGCGCCCGTCTGGCCGCCCGCGGACCTGCCGTCGCTCGTCGAGCCGCTCGTGGAGGCGACGCTCTACACCGTCGGGCCGGCGCTGCTCGGCGCGTTCCTCCGCGAGCGGCGGACGACGGCGGCACAGCTCCGGGAGCTGCGGGAGGCGCAGAGCCTCGGGCAGCGCCAGGCCGCGCAGGTGGCGCTGGCCCGGGAGCGCGCCGTGCTCGCGCGCGAGATGCACGACGTGGTCTCGCACCAGGTCAGCCTCATCGCGGTGCAGGCGGGCGCGATGCAGATGGGCGCGGCCGACGAGCGCTCCCGGGAGGCGGCGCGCACCATCCGCGGGCTCAGCACGGTGACCCTCGAGGAGCTGCGCGGCATGGTCGAGGTGCTGCGCGCGGCGGGCGGCGACCGGCGCGAGCTCGCGCCGCAGCCGACGCTCGCCGACGTGCCGGCGCTCGTGGCGGCCAGCGGGATCCAGGTGGAGACCGCCGTCGACCTCCCCGACGACCTGCCCGCGGCCGCCCAGCGCGCGGTCTATCGCACGGTGCAGGAGGGGCTCACGAACGCGCGGAAGCACGCGACGGGCGCGGTCGTGCGGGTCACCGGTCGCCTGGACGCGGGGCACGTGGTCGTCGAGGTCGATGCGGGCGCGCCGACGCTCCCGCTGCTCGACCTGCCGAGCGGACGCCACGGGCTCACCGGTCTGCGCGAGCGCGCCCAGCTGCTCGGCGGGACCCTGTCGGCGGAGACGCGGCCGGACGGATCCCACCTCTTGCGGCTGCGCTTCCCGCTCTGA
- a CDS encoding response regulator, translating into MSTGSDAHAGPSTAAGPVVSVVVIDDESLVRSGIAMVLGASPRIAVRAAVSSDTAVATVREHAPDVVLLDIRMPAPDGLTILAELMAEPRPPAVAMLTTFDTDDQVLEALHRGASGFLLKDTDPEQLARHVLTLASGGIVLAPGLRPGRLFRSLEDDGERARVDRLGDREVTVLKALARGLSNAEIVAECGLTLGTVKETVSSIVQALGVGSRVEAAVVADRAGLVPRR; encoded by the coding sequence GTGAGCACCGGATCCGACGCGCACGCCGGCCCCTCGACCGCGGCGGGCCCCGTCGTCAGCGTGGTGGTGATCGACGACGAGTCGCTCGTGCGCTCCGGCATCGCGATGGTGCTCGGTGCCTCCCCGCGCATCGCCGTCCGGGCCGCGGTCTCCAGCGACACGGCCGTCGCGACCGTCCGGGAGCACGCGCCCGACGTGGTGCTCCTCGACATCCGGATGCCCGCGCCCGACGGCCTCACGATCCTCGCGGAGCTGATGGCCGAGCCGCGACCGCCCGCGGTCGCCATGCTCACCACGTTCGACACCGACGACCAGGTGCTCGAGGCCCTGCACCGCGGGGCGTCCGGGTTCCTGCTCAAGGACACGGATCCGGAGCAGCTCGCCCGGCACGTGCTCACGCTCGCGTCCGGCGGCATCGTGCTCGCGCCGGGGCTGCGGCCGGGGCGCCTGTTCCGCTCGCTCGAGGACGACGGCGAACGGGCGCGCGTCGACCGGCTCGGCGACCGCGAGGTCACCGTGCTGAAGGCGCTCGCGCGCGGTCTCTCGAACGCCGAGATCGTCGCGGAGTGCGGGCTCACGCTCGGCACGGTCAAGGAGACGGTCAGCTCGATCGTGCAGGCGCTCGGCGTCGGCTCGCGCGTCGAGGCGGCCGTCGTCGCCGACCGCGCCGGGCTCGTGCCGCGACGATGA
- a CDS encoding RecQ family ATP-dependent DNA helicase produces MKQNRTAAGTTRSTRTRTRTSTADADRAPDERPAAEDPAIVPEPVPGPEPEDALRVAREAFGWDELHDGQVRTIGPLVRGRDALVVMPTGYGKSAIYQVATVLMEGLTVVVSPLIALQADQVQNLEDAPAAPPARVINSTIRGKALDEAWATVEEPGARIVFLTPEQLARDEVVERLVARGVSLVVIDEAHCVASWGHDFRPDYLGLGGVIDALGHPPTVAMTATGSTPIRTEIEERLGLRDPFVLSSGFDRPNIRLEVRRHTEEAEKRRAIVAHVGEQTQPGLVYVATRKDAEDYADEIRAAGLRVDAYHAGLPAAERDRVQTAFHEDDVDVVVATSAFGMGIDKPTVRYVIHAAPPESVDAYYQEVGRAGRDGEPAVGILHYRHEDLGLRRFFAARTPKPASLRDVYAAVAVAGADGPVRPAAVAERAGMSPRTVGGVLNLLVDAGVLGSDRDGAFVREELDPREAAARAKEVAQERERIEVSRLEMMRGYAEAPHCRRQYLLGYFGEDSPERCGNCDVCDRLDEEDAHEEAMGAADAGDADAAADASDEMFPAQSQVTHAEWGPGTVMSTEDDRITVFFEKEGYRVLSRKLVEEGRLLQQA; encoded by the coding sequence GTGAAGCAGAACCGCACCGCGGCGGGCACGACCCGTTCGACCCGCACCAGAACCCGCACCAGCACCGCCGACGCCGACCGCGCACCCGACGAGCGGCCCGCCGCGGAGGATCCGGCCATCGTCCCCGAGCCCGTACCGGGGCCCGAGCCCGAGGACGCGCTCCGGGTCGCCCGCGAGGCCTTCGGCTGGGACGAGCTGCACGACGGCCAGGTGCGCACCATCGGCCCGCTCGTCCGCGGGCGCGACGCGCTCGTCGTGATGCCCACCGGCTACGGCAAGTCCGCGATCTACCAGGTCGCGACCGTCCTGATGGAGGGCCTGACCGTCGTCGTGTCGCCGCTCATCGCGCTGCAGGCCGACCAGGTGCAGAACCTCGAGGACGCGCCGGCGGCGCCGCCCGCGCGCGTGATCAACAGCACGATCCGCGGGAAGGCGCTCGACGAGGCGTGGGCGACCGTGGAGGAGCCCGGCGCGCGGATCGTGTTCCTCACGCCCGAGCAGCTGGCGCGCGACGAGGTGGTCGAGCGGCTCGTGGCGCGCGGGGTGTCGCTCGTGGTGATCGACGAGGCGCACTGCGTCGCGTCGTGGGGCCACGACTTCCGGCCCGACTACCTGGGGCTCGGCGGCGTGATCGACGCGCTCGGGCACCCGCCGACCGTCGCGATGACGGCGACGGGATCCACGCCCATCCGCACGGAGATCGAGGAGCGGCTGGGGCTGCGCGACCCGTTCGTGCTCTCCTCGGGCTTCGACCGGCCGAACATCCGGCTCGAGGTGCGCCGGCACACGGAGGAGGCGGAGAAGCGGCGGGCGATCGTCGCGCACGTGGGGGAGCAGACGCAGCCGGGCCTCGTCTACGTGGCGACGCGCAAGGACGCCGAGGACTACGCCGACGAGATCCGCGCGGCGGGCCTCCGCGTCGACGCGTACCACGCGGGCCTGCCTGCCGCCGAGCGCGACCGCGTGCAGACCGCGTTCCACGAGGACGACGTGGACGTGGTCGTCGCCACGAGCGCGTTCGGCATGGGGATCGACAAGCCGACCGTGCGCTACGTGATCCACGCGGCGCCGCCCGAGTCGGTCGACGCGTACTACCAGGAGGTCGGGCGCGCGGGCCGCGACGGGGAGCCGGCCGTGGGGATCCTGCACTACCGCCACGAGGACCTCGGCCTCCGCCGCTTCTTCGCGGCGCGCACGCCGAAGCCCGCGAGCCTCCGCGACGTCTACGCGGCGGTCGCGGTCGCGGGAGCCGACGGGCCCGTGCGGCCGGCCGCGGTCGCGGAGCGGGCCGGGATGTCGCCGCGCACCGTCGGCGGCGTGCTCAACCTGCTCGTGGACGCGGGCGTGCTCGGATCCGACCGCGACGGCGCCTTCGTGAGGGAGGAGCTGGATCCGCGCGAGGCCGCCGCCCGCGCCAAGGAGGTCGCGCAGGAGCGCGAGCGCATCGAGGTCTCGCGGCTCGAGATGATGCGCGGCTACGCCGAGGCGCCGCACTGCCGCCGCCAGTACCTGCTCGGCTACTTCGGCGAGGACTCGCCGGAGCGGTGCGGCAACTGCGACGTGTGCGACCGGCTCGACGAGGAGGACGCGCACGAGGAGGCCATGGGCGCGGCGGACGCGGGCGACGCGGATGCCGCCGCGGACGCCTCCGACGAGATGTTCCCCGCGCAGTCGCAGGTCACCCATGCCGAGTGGGGGCCCGGCACCGTGATGAGCACGGAGGACGACCGCATCACCGTGTTCTTCGAGAAGGAGGGGTACCGCGTGCTGTCGCGGAAGCTCGTGGAGGAGGGGCGGCTGCTGCAGCAGGCGTGA
- the ykgO gene encoding type B 50S ribosomal protein L36, whose product MKVRNSIKALKKLPGAQVVRRRGRVFVINKLTPRNKARQG is encoded by the coding sequence ATGAAGGTGCGCAATTCGATCAAGGCCCTGAAGAAGCTCCCCGGCGCGCAGGTCGTGCGCCGCCGCGGCCGCGTCTTCGTCATCAACAAGCTCACGCCGCGCAACAAGGCGCGCCAGGGCTGA
- a CDS encoding alpha/beta fold hydrolase translates to MTEHGRPATTVRVTRLVHRGLTVRISTLGSAGDRAFVLVPGIGVSSDYFERLAPRLDAHGTVHALDLPGFAGVRHPGRSLAIREYADLVGAAIDELGLDDPVLVGHSMGTQVVADLAARRPDLSTLVLIGPVVDRSARSVPVAALRFLRSSLHEPRRIQVLAVRAYLVCGVRWFLRVLPRMMRYPIEARLPEIRASTLVIRGEHDAVAPRAWVEEMGRLLPRARLWEIPGAAHSVMHDHADEVARLCIAHLERPPGEGSSTEDASAQLRRFPEGEERHDEEHADFAPTLGDSIRGLRAQVAEGIAIHRDDDAAIGRAKTAHAEAMADAAERARRRRRRRAG, encoded by the coding sequence ATGACCGAGCACGGCCGCCCCGCGACCACGGTCCGCGTCACACGCCTCGTGCACCGCGGCCTCACCGTGCGGATCAGCACCCTCGGCAGCGCAGGCGACCGCGCCTTCGTGCTCGTGCCCGGCATCGGCGTCTCCTCCGACTACTTCGAGCGGCTCGCGCCGCGCCTCGACGCGCACGGCACCGTGCACGCGCTCGACCTGCCGGGCTTCGCGGGCGTGCGACACCCCGGGCGGTCGCTCGCGATCCGCGAGTACGCCGACCTCGTGGGCGCCGCGATCGACGAGCTCGGCCTCGACGACCCGGTGCTCGTCGGCCACTCGATGGGCACGCAGGTCGTGGCGGACCTCGCCGCCCGGCGCCCCGACCTCAGCACGCTCGTGCTCATCGGGCCCGTGGTCGACCGGTCCGCCCGCTCCGTGCCGGTGGCGGCCCTGCGGTTCCTGCGGTCGTCGCTGCACGAGCCCCGCCGGATCCAGGTGCTCGCCGTCCGCGCCTACCTCGTCTGCGGCGTGCGCTGGTTCCTCCGCGTGCTGCCGCGGATGATGCGGTACCCGATCGAGGCCCGCCTGCCCGAGATCCGCGCGAGCACGCTCGTCATCCGCGGCGAGCACGACGCCGTCGCCCCGCGCGCCTGGGTCGAGGAGATGGGCCGCCTGCTGCCCCGGGCGCGGCTGTGGGAGATCCCCGGCGCCGCGCACTCGGTGATGCACGACCACGCCGACGAGGTCGCCCGCCTCTGCATCGCCCACCTGGAGCGGCCGCCGGGCGAGGGCTCGTCCACCGAGGACGCCTCCGCCCAGCTGCGCCGGTTCCCGGAGGGCGAGGAGCGCCACGACGAGGAGCACGCGGACTTCGCGCCCACGCTCGGCGACTCGATCCGCGGCCTCCGCGCGCAGGTCGCCGAGGGCATCGCGATCCACCGCGACGACGACGCGGCGATCGGCCGCGCCAAGACCGCGCACGCGGAGGCGATGGCGGATGCGGCGGAGCGGGCGCGTCGCCGGCGTCGGAGGCGCGCGGGCTAG